The genome window GGCAACCGCCGCTCTCGCCGGTTATGAGGTCGTCAATATCGCCTCCAAAGACGGTATCGTGGACCCCGCCGCCCTGCGCGACGTGCTTGACGACTCCGTGGCCGCCGTCATGATGACCTGCCCGAACACACTGGGCCTGTTTGAAAAAAATCTGCCGGAAATCGTCAGCCTGCTCCGTTCCGTGGACGCGCTGCTGTATTATGACGGGGCCAACTTCAACGCCATCATGGGACGCATGCGCGTCGGCGATGTCGGGTTTGACGTGGTCCACCTCAATCTGCATAAAACCATGGGCACCCCCCATGGCGGCGGCGGCCCGGGCGCGGGCCCCGTCGGGGTTTCGGAACGTCTCGTCCCGTTCCTGCCTTCTCCCCGCGTCAAAAAGAAAGAAGACGGCTCCTATACGCTGCATCGCGACACGCCCCAGACCATCGGCAATGTCGCGCCGTTCCAGGGCAACTTCTGCGTGACGCTAAGAGCCCTCGGGTACATGCTCCGTCTGGGCAAGGCAGGCCTTGCGCGGGCTTCGGACTACGCCGTCCTCAACGCCAACTATATGCGAAAACTGTTGGAAAAACACCTGGAGATCCCGTACAACCGTATTTGCATGCACGAGTTCGTCGCTTCCGCCTCCAATCTCGCGCCGCACCACGTGCGGGCGCTTGATTTAGCCAAAGCCTTGCTTGATAAAGGATATCACGCGCCCACGGTGTATTTTCCTCTTATCGTCAAGGAATGCCTGATGTTCGAACCGACGGAGACGGAAAGCAAGGAAACGCTGGACCAGTTCTGCAACGATCTTATCAGCATTATAGAACAAGCTGAAAGTGACCCCGAATCCGTTATAGCCTGCCCCGTGACGCTGCCGGTAAAGCGGCTTGACGAGACGAAAGCGGCGAAGGACATGGTTCTTACCGACGACGACTAACCGAAAATAGCTGTTTTTTTACGCTTCGAAAAATTGAAAAAATACGCTTAGACAAAAGTTGCCCGGGAAAATGGTTATTTTTGTTGTGCCAGCTCTTGACGCGTTTACGGAATCGGCTATGCTCTACAAGTGAGTTGTGTGCGCAGAGAAAAGACGTTAAAAAAATATATGTTTTTTAATTTTGTCTCTGCGCATATACGAAATATGTGGTACGTAATCCTCAACGCGAACCCGATTTTAATTCTGGAGGAAGAAAATGAAATTTTTTAAGTCCTTTGCTCTGCTCGCGGCCATGACCCTCATGTTCGCGGTGAGCGCTACCGCGGCCCCGGTCGGTAACCTGATCCCCAAAATCAACAGCTTTGATTTCCTGGTGGACCAGTCCGGCTCCATGATGATGTCCAACAACTCCGCCGGTCTGCTGACCCGGACCACCACCAAGGCGGCCATTGCCAAAGAAGCCCTCTTCCGCGTCAATGACGAAATCCCCGCTCTCGGTTACTCCGGCGGCATGCACACCTTTGCTCCCCTGAGCGAAGTTCTGCCCCAGAGCACCTATAACCAGGCTTCCATGAAGAAAGCCATCGAAAGCCTGAAGACCGACCTGCCGATTTACGGCCGTCTGACCCCCTGGGGCGACAGCATCGGCTCCCTGGCCGGCGACTACAACCGCATGAGCCGTAAGGCCGGCGTCATTATGGTTACCGACGGCAACTCCAACCTCGGCTCCGACCCGGTTGCCCAGGTGACCGCGCTGTACAACGCCAACCCCGACATCTGCGTGCACGTGATCTCCGTTGCGGACAAGCCCGAAGGCAAGGCCGCCATCCAGAAGATCGCCTCCATGCGCAGCTGCTCCGTGGTTGTTGAAGCCGCTGAACTGGTCCGCAGCGACGCCGCTGTCCAGAAGTTCGTGGCCGACGTGTTCTATGATGTCGCCGGTGGCCGCATCGACCTGCGCAGCGTGCAGTTCGGCTTCGACTCCGCCGTCATCACCGACGAATCCGCCGCCATCCTTGACGAAGTTGCCAAGATGCTCCAGGGCTCCCCGCGCAACCTCGAAATCGGCGGGCACACCTGCTCCATCGGTTCCGACGAATACAACATGGGCCTGTCCCAGCGCCGCGCCAATGCGGTTAAGAACTACCTCGCGAAGAAGGGCATCCCCGCCGCCTCCATGACCGCCGTTGGTTATGGCGAAAGCCAGCCCAAGTTTGACAACCGTACGGAAGAAGGCCGCCGCCTGAACCGCCGCGCGGAAATCAACTAACAAATAGTGGTTTAAAGACCCGGCGGATACTTCCGCCGGGTCTTTTTTTATGCTAAAGACACGCCCATGAAGACCAACACCACCCTCCCTTATGCCCTTTCTTTTCTTTTCCTCCTTGTTTGCCTGACGGTTACGCCAGGCACAGGCGTCTGCCCGGCCCATGCCGCCGACGCCGCTCCGGCGGCGAAAAAGACGCCTGAAGCGAAAAAGCCCCCCGTGGCAAAAGCGCAACCCAAAGCCAAACCCAAAGTTGCGCCGCGGCAAACCCCCGCAGCCCTGACCAATATTGAAGCATCCGCTCCCAAAAAAGTGGCCCCGGCCGCGCCGACGAAAAGCCAGACAGCGGCCGCCCCGGCGCAACAGCAAACGGCTGTGGACGACAAGCTGAAAAATTCGCTGGACGTTTTTGCCAAGGACTGCATTACCCGCATGAACAAGCAACGCAGGCCCGGCATCACGGATAAGGAAGTAAAACGGCAACCGGACGGGTCCTTTATGGCCCGCTACATGGCCGTTGACCCGGACTCCCTTGTAACGTCCTACAACCCGACCGATAATAACAAGACCATAAAATATATCGGCCGGATGAATTACCACGAAGTTGAATACGTCTGCACGGGCAAGGACCAGAAACAAGCCCTGGCGGGACCGTTCAACGAAAGCAACCGCACGCCCATTACCGAACTTATCAAGTACAAAGGCGGCAAGTGGACGTATTGAGCGGCGGCGGAACGGCGTTGCCGTTTTCCGCTGACCTGCCGTAACACCTTACGCAGTCCCGTATAGAAGGACCGCACGTACCGGGAGTTTCCCTGGTACGTGCTTTTGTTTTGGGCTTCCACACGCAACTCTTTCCAAAGATCAGGTAGTGGCTCAGTTTGTTCTCAGACAAGGAAGGCTCGCTTTTGCCGCAGGGAAGCCGACCCGAAGGGCTTGTGCCCGTTGGGCGAGTCCGCGAGCCCTTACGGGCATCGAGAGCAACGATGGGCTCTTTGGCCCATGACCGAGGACAAAAGCGGAGCCTGACGCAGTATCAGGGCAAACTGAGCCACTACCGGGGATTAAAAACTCTAGGCAAACACCCCCGGAAACGATATAAATGGCACCTTCCGATCCGGCCCATGGCCGGAGATTTTGTGAAACCGCGCCGCGGTAAAGGATTTGACAATGCGCGCTAAGATATTGCTTTCCACCCTGCTGCAAAACTACGTTGCTTCCGTCGGCCTGCCCTGGCCCGACAAGGCTGTCATAGAACCGCCGCGCGACAAGCAGTTCGGCGACATTGCAAGCAACATTGCCCTCCTGCTGGCCAAGGACATGGGAAAATCCCCGCGTGACCTGGCCGAGGAGATTGCAAAAAATATCAAAACGAAATCAACCGCCATCGAATCAGTTTCCGTGGCCGGCCCCGGGTTTGTCAACGTCACGCTGACCCCCGGGTTTTGGCAGGACACGGTCCGCATGGTGGAAAAAGAACAGAACGCTTTCGGCGCATCGCAGATCGGCGCGAATAAAAAAATCCAGGTCGAGTATGTTTCCGCAAACCCCACGGGTCCGTTGCATATCGGGCACGGGCGCGGCGCGGCCATCGGCGACTCCCTGGCGAGAGTTCTGCGGTTTGCCGGGTATGATGTGCATACGGAATATTATATCAACGACGCGGGACGGCAGATGCGCCTGCTCGGCCTCTCCGTCTGGCTGCGCGTGCAGGAGTTGGCCGGCAACCCCGTGACCTGGCCGGAAGACTGGTACAAAGGCGACT of uncultured delta proteobacterium contains these proteins:
- a CDS encoding conserved exported hypothetical protein (Evidence 4 : Homologs of previously reported genes of unknown function); amino-acid sequence: MKTNTTLPYALSFLFLLVCLTVTPGTGVCPAHAADAAPAAKKTPEAKKPPVAKAQPKAKPKVAPRQTPAALTNIEASAPKKVAPAAPTKSQTAAAPAQQQTAVDDKLKNSLDVFAKDCITRMNKQRRPGITDKEVKRQPDGSFMARYMAVDPDSLVTSYNPTDNNKTIKYIGRMNYHEVEYVCTGKDQKQALAGPFNESNRTPITELIKYKGGKWTY
- the gcvPB gene encoding putative glycine dehydrogenase (decarboxylating) subunit 2 (Evidence 3 : Function proposed based on presence of conserved amino acid motif, structural feature or limited homology), encoding MKTVFRQSVPGRTGVVPAAPDKKAADMLPRNLLRKTAPRLPEMSELDVVRHFTRLSRLNYCVDGNFYPLGSCTMKYNPKFIEHVASLPGFTQLHPLHAQLPQGETLTQGALEAMYLAEELLCEVTGMRAFTLNPMAGAQGELTGALLIAAYHRAKGNKKSKVICPDSAHGTNPATAALAGYEVVNIASKDGIVDPAALRDVLDDSVAAVMMTCPNTLGLFEKNLPEIVSLLRSVDALLYYDGANFNAIMGRMRVGDVGFDVVHLNLHKTMGTPHGGGGPGAGPVGVSERLVPFLPSPRVKKKEDGSYTLHRDTPQTIGNVAPFQGNFCVTLRALGYMLRLGKAGLARASDYAVLNANYMRKLLEKHLEIPYNRICMHEFVASASNLAPHHVRALDLAKALLDKGYHAPTVYFPLIVKECLMFEPTETESKETLDQFCNDLISIIEQAESDPESVIACPVTLPVKRLDETKAAKDMVLTDDD
- a CDS encoding OmpA/MotB domain protein → MKFFKSFALLAAMTLMFAVSATAAPVGNLIPKINSFDFLVDQSGSMMMSNNSAGLLTRTTTKAAIAKEALFRVNDEIPALGYSGGMHTFAPLSEVLPQSTYNQASMKKAIESLKTDLPIYGRLTPWGDSIGSLAGDYNRMSRKAGVIMVTDGNSNLGSDPVAQVTALYNANPDICVHVISVADKPEGKAAIQKIASMRSCSVVVEAAELVRSDAAVQKFVADVFYDVAGGRIDLRSVQFGFDSAVITDESAAILDEVAKMLQGSPRNLEIGGHTCSIGSDEYNMGLSQRRANAVKNYLAKKGIPAASMTAVGYGESQPKFDNRTEEGRRLNRRAEIN
- a CDS encoding hypothetical protein (Evidence 5 : No homology to any previously reported sequences); translation: MFSDKEGSLLPQGSRPEGLVPVGRVREPLRASRATMGSLAHDRGQKRSLTQYQGKLSHYRGLKTLGKHPRKRYKWHLPIRPMAGDFVKPRRGKGFDNAR